The following proteins come from a genomic window of Pectobacterium actinidiae:
- a CDS encoding alternative ribosome-rescue factor A, giving the protein MTTYRHKRGKIQDNAIEALLHDPLFRQRIEVNEKGKGSYRRKDKHMKKGSWEASGKQSNDYLPLAFLLFA; this is encoded by the coding sequence ATGACTACATACCGTCATAAACGCGGGAAAATACAGGACAACGCCATTGAGGCATTGCTACATGATCCGCTGTTTCGACAACGAATTGAAGTGAACGAAAAAGGGAAAGGAAGTTATCGTAGAAAAGACAAACATATGAAGAAAGGTAGTTGGGAGGCCAGTGGTAAGCAATCAAATGATTATTTACCTCTGGCCTTTCTACTTTTTGCGTAA
- the def gene encoding peptide deformylase, whose amino-acid sequence MSVLQVLHFPDERLRITAQPVKEVNAEIQRIVDDMFDTMYEEEGIGLAATQVDIHQRIIVIDVSEERDQRLVLINPELIEKSGDTGIEEGCLSIPETRALVPRAEHVKVRALDREGKAFELEASELLAICIQHEMDHLVGKLFIDYLSPLKRQRIRQKLEKLAKQNSRAR is encoded by the coding sequence ATGTCAGTTTTGCAGGTATTACATTTTCCAGACGAGCGGCTTCGCATCACTGCGCAGCCCGTAAAAGAAGTCAATGCAGAGATTCAACGTATCGTGGATGATATGTTCGATACCATGTACGAAGAAGAAGGTATTGGCCTGGCAGCGACACAAGTCGATATTCATCAACGTATTATTGTTATTGACGTCTCTGAAGAACGAGACCAACGACTGGTGCTGATCAATCCCGAGTTGATTGAAAAGAGCGGCGATACGGGCATCGAAGAAGGTTGCCTGTCGATCCCTGAAACGCGTGCGCTGGTTCCTCGTGCAGAGCATGTGAAAGTGCGCGCATTGGATCGTGAAGGTAAAGCGTTTGAACTTGAAGCAAGCGAATTACTCGCCATTTGTATTCAGCATGAAATGGACCATCTGGTCGGGAAACTGTTTATCGATTACCTTTCCCCACTTAAACGCCAGCGCATTCGTCAAAAACTGGAAAAACTGGCTAAGCAGAATAGCCGAGCCCGATAA
- the fmt gene encoding methionyl-tRNA formyltransferase: protein MSDSLRIIFAGTPDFAARHLDALLSSGHEVVGVFTQPDRPAGRGNKLTTSPVKVLAEQHTIPVFQPKSLRPEENQAMVQALDADIMVVVAYGLILPQPVLSMPRLGCINVHGSLLPLWRGAAPIQRALWAGDNETGVTIMQMDVGLDTGAMLHKISCPILPQDTSATLYDKLAELGPRGLLEMLEQLADGSAVSEAQNDALATYAEKLSKEEARLNWQLSAEQLERCIRAFNPWPVSYFIVDEQPVKVWKAEVIAKAHSSQPGTIIQADKQGIQVATADGILNIQELQPAGKKVMGAQDLLNSRREWFVPGNTLD, encoded by the coding sequence GTGTCTGATTCTTTACGCATAATCTTTGCCGGAACCCCTGACTTTGCAGCGCGTCATCTAGACGCGCTTTTATCATCGGGGCATGAGGTCGTTGGCGTGTTCACCCAGCCCGATCGCCCAGCAGGCAGAGGCAACAAGCTTACTACCAGCCCAGTCAAAGTACTGGCAGAGCAACACACCATCCCCGTTTTCCAGCCTAAATCTCTGCGGCCGGAAGAAAATCAAGCGATGGTTCAGGCGTTAGATGCCGATATTATGGTCGTTGTCGCCTACGGCTTAATTCTGCCACAGCCCGTATTATCTATGCCTCGCCTTGGCTGCATCAATGTCCACGGTTCTCTGTTACCACTTTGGCGTGGTGCAGCACCCATTCAGCGTGCATTGTGGGCTGGAGATAATGAAACCGGTGTTACGATCATGCAAATGGATGTTGGACTCGATACTGGTGCCATGCTGCACAAAATTTCGTGCCCTATCCTGCCACAGGATACTAGCGCAACGCTGTACGATAAACTTGCGGAGCTGGGCCCACGTGGCTTATTGGAAATGCTGGAACAGCTTGCTGATGGCAGCGCTGTTTCTGAAGCACAAAATGACGCTCTTGCCACCTATGCAGAAAAGCTCAGCAAAGAAGAAGCACGTCTAAATTGGCAGTTATCTGCCGAGCAGCTTGAGCGTTGTATTCGCGCTTTTAATCCTTGGCCAGTCAGCTATTTCATCGTAGATGAACAGCCAGTGAAAGTCTGGAAAGCGGAAGTCATTGCCAAAGCACATAGCTCACAGCCCGGTACAATCATACAGGCAGACAAGCAGGGCATTCAGGTAGCAACAGCCGATGGCATTTTGAATATTCAGGAATTGCAGCCCGCAGGCAAAAAAGTAATGGGTGCGCAGGATCTGCTTAACTCACGTCGTGAGTGGTTCGTTCCTGGTAATACGCTGGACTAA
- a CDS encoding DUF494 family protein: MFDVLMYLFESYIHNETEMRVDQDTLTDDLTRAGFHRNDIYSALSWLEKLADIQEGQTAPLYLANDPLAMRIYTHDEALRLDAECRGFLLFLEQIQVLNLETREMIIERVMALETQEFDLEDLKWVILMVLFNVPGCENAYQQMEELLFEVNDGYVQ; this comes from the coding sequence ATGTTCGACGTACTCATGTACTTGTTTGAGAGTTACATCCACAATGAAACTGAAATGCGTGTCGATCAGGATACGTTAACTGATGACCTCACCCGCGCTGGATTTCATCGTAACGATATCTATAGCGCGTTGAGCTGGCTGGAAAAACTGGCCGATATTCAGGAAGGGCAGACTGCGCCGCTTTATTTAGCGAACGATCCTCTGGCTATGCGGATCTATACGCACGATGAGGCGCTGCGTCTTGATGCGGAATGCCGTGGTTTTTTACTGTTCCTTGAGCAAATTCAGGTTCTGAACCTTGAAACGCGGGAAATGATTATTGAACGCGTCATGGCGTTGGAAACGCAGGAGTTTGATCTGGAAGATCTGAAGTGGGTCATTCTCATGGTGCTTTTCAATGTACCGGGTTGTGAGAATGCTTATCAGCAAATGGAAGAATTACTCTTTGAGGTCAATGACGGTTATGTGCAATAG
- the tsaC gene encoding L-threonylcarbamoyladenylate synthase type 1 TsaC, whose protein sequence is MSNVSDELMIPVLRELQNEQVIAYPTEAVFGLGCDPDSEVAVNRLLALKQRAWQKGLILIAADFSQLAPYIDDSALSDQQKAMMLSTWPGPVTWVLPAKRTTPQWLTGQFSSLAVRVSDHPLVKALCQRYGKPLVSTSANLSGQPPCRTAQEVSQQFGDDFPVIVGDVGGRMNPSEIRDVLTGELIRQG, encoded by the coding sequence ATGAGTAATGTGTCTGATGAACTAATGATTCCCGTTTTGCGGGAATTACAAAACGAGCAGGTTATTGCGTACCCGACTGAAGCGGTATTTGGGTTGGGATGCGATCCTGATAGTGAAGTGGCGGTTAATCGCCTACTGGCGTTAAAACAACGCGCCTGGCAAAAAGGGTTGATCCTGATTGCGGCAGATTTTAGCCAACTGGCCCCTTATATTGATGACAGTGCGTTATCCGATCAGCAGAAGGCGATGATGCTTTCCACATGGCCAGGTCCGGTTACTTGGGTATTGCCAGCAAAACGCACGACTCCGCAGTGGTTAACAGGGCAATTTTCTTCGCTTGCGGTGCGCGTTAGTGACCATCCGCTAGTTAAGGCACTGTGTCAGCGTTATGGTAAACCGCTGGTGTCGACCAGTGCTAATTTAAGTGGTCAACCTCCCTGCCGTACTGCTCAGGAGGTCTCCCAGCAGTTTGGTGATGATTTTCCTGTGATAGTTGGGGACGTCGGCGGAAGAATGAACCCATCAGAAATCAGGGATGTATTAACAGGCGAGCTAATTCGTCAGGGGTAA
- the mscL gene encoding large-conductance mechanosensitive channel protein MscL, with amino-acid sequence MSIIKEFREFAMRGNVVDLAVGVIIGAAFGKIVSSLVSDIIMPPLGLLIGGVDFKQFSLILRDAQGEIPAVVMNYGAFIQNIFDFIIVAFAIFIAIKLMNKMRRKQEDAPAAPPKPSAEEKLLAEIRDLLKEQQPNSKN; translated from the coding sequence ATGAGCATTATCAAAGAATTCAGAGAGTTTGCCATGCGTGGCAACGTTGTCGATTTGGCGGTGGGTGTCATTATTGGTGCCGCTTTCGGCAAAATCGTTTCTTCTCTGGTATCAGATATTATTATGCCGCCACTTGGACTTTTGATTGGTGGTGTCGATTTTAAACAATTCAGCCTTATTCTTCGAGACGCTCAAGGTGAAATTCCCGCCGTTGTTATGAACTATGGCGCTTTCATCCAGAATATTTTCGACTTTATCATCGTCGCTTTCGCGATTTTTATAGCGATCAAGCTTATGAATAAAATGCGGCGCAAACAAGAAGATGCACCTGCCGCACCACCAAAACCTAGTGCAGAAGAAAAGCTATTAGCTGAAATTCGCGATTTACTTAAAGAACAACAGCCAAACAGTAAAAATTGA
- a CDS encoding DNA-directed RNA polymerase subunit alpha — MQGSVTEFLKPRLVDIEQVSSTHAKVTLEPLERGFGHTLGNALRRILLSSMPGCAVTEVEIDGVLHEYSTKEGVQEDILEILLNLKGLAVRVQGKDEVILTLNKSGIGPVTAADIIHDGDVEIVKPQHLICHLTDENASISMRIKVQRGRGYVPASARIHTEEDERPIGRLLVDACYSPVERIAYNVEAARVEQRTDLDKLVIEMETNGTIDPEEAIRRAATILAEQLEAFVDLRDVRQPEVKEEKPEFDPILLRPVDDLELTVRSANCLKAEAIHYIGDLVQRTEVELLKTPNLGKKSLTEIKDVLASRGLSLGMRLENWPPASIADE; from the coding sequence ATGCAGGGTTCTGTGACAGAGTTTCTAAAACCGCGCCTGGTTGATATCGAGCAAGTGAGTTCGACGCACGCCAAGGTGACCCTTGAGCCATTAGAGCGGGGCTTCGGCCATACTCTTGGCAACGCACTGCGCCGTATTCTGCTTTCATCCATGCCAGGTTGCGCGGTGACCGAGGTTGAGATTGATGGTGTACTGCATGAGTACAGCACCAAAGAAGGCGTACAGGAAGATATCCTGGAAATCCTGCTCAACCTGAAAGGGCTGGCGGTGAGAGTTCAAGGCAAAGATGAAGTTATTCTTACCCTGAATAAATCTGGCATTGGCCCTGTGACTGCAGCCGACATCATCCATGATGGTGATGTCGAAATCGTCAAGCCGCAGCACTTAATTTGCCATCTGACCGATGAAAATGCATCTATTAGTATGCGTATCAAAGTTCAACGTGGTCGTGGTTATGTGCCGGCATCTGCCCGTATTCATACGGAAGAAGATGAGCGCCCGATTGGTCGTCTGTTAGTTGATGCTTGCTACAGCCCTGTAGAGCGTATTGCCTACAATGTTGAAGCAGCTCGTGTAGAACAGCGTACTGACCTGGACAAGCTAGTCATCGAAATGGAAACCAATGGCACGATCGATCCTGAAGAGGCGATCCGCCGTGCGGCCACCATTCTGGCTGAACAACTTGAAGCTTTTGTTGACTTACGTGATGTTCGTCAGCCAGAAGTTAAAGAAGAGAAACCAGAATTCGATCCGATTCTGCTGCGCCCTGTTGACGATCTGGAATTGACTGTCCGCTCTGCTAACTGCCTTAAGGCAGAAGCTATCCACTACATCGGTGATCTGGTACAGCGTACCGAGGTTGAGCTGCTCAAAACGCCTAACCTTGGTAAAAAATCTCTTACTGAGATTAAAGACGTACTGGCTTCCCGTGGTCTGTCTCTGGGCATGCGCCTGGAAAACTGGCCACCGGCAAGCATTGCTGATGAGTAA
- the rsmB gene encoding 16S rRNA (cytosine(967)-C(5))-methyltransferase RsmB, which translates to MKSSYNLRSIAAKVVGQVLDQGQSLSALLPVHQREVSDKDRALLQELCFGVLRVLPQLEWCIQQLMAKPLTGKQRTLHYLLMVGIYQLHYTRIPPHAALAETVEGAVALKRPQLKGLINGVLRQFQRQQEELIQREAANSSHYLHPSWLLARIEHAYPNHWKNIVEANNQRPPMWLRVNRLHHTRDAYLNLLVQEGIEAFPHAEYSDAIRLTSPCAVDQLPGFSQGWATVQDASAQGCVYWLDPQDGEQILDLCAAPGGKTTHILEAAPKSHVLAVDVDETRLGRVKENLLRLQMHAEVKQGDGRYPDSWCEGRVFDRILLDAPCSATGVIRRHPDIKWLRRDRDIEELVALQKEILDAIWPHLKTGGTMVYATCSILPQENAQQVTDFLARHADAKLVDTGTREIPGIQILPHADSGDGFFYAKLVKN; encoded by the coding sequence ATGAAAAGCTCATACAATCTACGCAGTATTGCCGCAAAAGTGGTGGGACAGGTTCTGGATCAAGGACAATCACTCAGTGCCTTATTACCTGTTCATCAGCGTGAAGTCTCCGATAAAGATCGCGCACTTTTGCAAGAGCTTTGCTTCGGCGTATTACGCGTTTTACCGCAGTTGGAATGGTGTATTCAACAACTGATGGCTAAGCCCCTGACAGGCAAACAACGCACGCTACACTACCTCCTCATGGTCGGCATCTACCAACTTCATTATACGCGAATCCCACCACATGCAGCTCTGGCAGAAACAGTAGAAGGCGCCGTTGCATTAAAGCGGCCACAGCTCAAAGGACTGATTAATGGCGTATTACGCCAATTTCAGCGTCAGCAGGAAGAACTGATTCAACGAGAAGCAGCTAACTCATCTCACTACCTGCACCCAAGCTGGCTACTGGCGCGTATTGAGCATGCTTATCCAAATCACTGGAAAAACATCGTTGAGGCGAATAACCAACGTCCTCCGATGTGGCTACGTGTAAATCGGTTACACCACACACGTGACGCATATTTAAACTTGTTAGTGCAAGAGGGAATAGAGGCATTTCCTCATGCTGAATACAGCGATGCAATACGACTTACCTCTCCCTGTGCGGTCGATCAATTGCCAGGATTTTCGCAAGGGTGGGCAACGGTACAAGATGCATCTGCTCAAGGCTGCGTCTATTGGCTCGATCCACAAGATGGTGAACAGATCCTCGACCTCTGTGCTGCGCCTGGTGGAAAAACGACGCATATTTTAGAAGCAGCCCCAAAATCTCATGTGCTCGCTGTCGATGTTGATGAAACACGTTTAGGCCGGGTAAAAGAAAATTTACTGCGGTTACAAATGCATGCCGAAGTAAAACAAGGCGATGGACGTTACCCCGATTCATGGTGCGAAGGGCGTGTGTTTGATCGCATTCTGTTGGATGCCCCATGCTCAGCCACTGGTGTGATTCGTCGTCATCCTGACATTAAGTGGTTGCGCCGAGACAGAGATATTGAAGAGCTGGTTGCATTACAAAAAGAGATTCTTGATGCCATCTGGCCACATCTCAAAACCGGCGGCACAATGGTCTATGCTACCTGCTCTATTCTGCCGCAAGAAAATGCTCAACAAGTTACGGATTTCCTCGCTCGCCATGCCGATGCAAAACTGGTTGATACAGGTACAAGAGAAATTCCGGGTATACAGATACTTCCCCATGCTGATAGTGGCGATGGTTTCTTTTATGCGAAGCTGGTAAAAAACTGA
- the dprA gene encoding DNA-protecting protein DprA produces the protein MLSTEIWLRMTGVRHLGVKRARAIVRKLIDLNMFDNETLRALGLSDAQIAQFCSYDRKILEGTLNWLSYPNHHIVTCEDALYPFLLSNIRDFPLLLFISGSPELLASPQISIIGSRGSSAYGERWGCFFAQELAANKLTVTSGLAIGIDGIAHRAALDSRGRTIAVLGSGLENIYPKRHAKLAERICGGGGALVSEFPLAMPPFPTNFPRRNRIISGLGLGVLVIEASIRSGSLVTARYALEQGREVFALPGPIGNPMTEGTHWLIQQGACLVTHPKDILEQLVSELQWLPMQSRQTISNEEEDGELPFADVLANVGDEVTPVDVVAERAGQPVPEIVPKLLELELAGWIAAVPGGYVRLRRAGHVRRTHVLV, from the coding sequence ATGCTATCAACGGAAATCTGGCTACGTATGACGGGCGTGCGGCACCTTGGGGTCAAGCGTGCTAGGGCGATTGTCAGAAAGCTTATTGATTTAAACATGTTCGATAACGAGACCTTGAGAGCGCTAGGTCTGTCTGATGCTCAAATAGCTCAATTCTGTTCCTATGATCGTAAGATTTTGGAAGGAACACTCAATTGGTTGTCTTACCCCAATCACCATATTGTGACGTGTGAAGATGCTTTGTATCCCTTTCTGCTGAGCAATATTCGTGATTTCCCGCTTCTGCTCTTTATTTCTGGTTCTCCTGAATTGCTGGCATCGCCACAAATATCGATTATTGGTAGCCGGGGGAGCAGTGCTTACGGTGAACGCTGGGGATGTTTTTTTGCTCAGGAGCTTGCTGCAAATAAACTCACGGTGACAAGCGGGCTAGCGATTGGCATTGATGGCATTGCTCATCGTGCCGCTTTGGATTCGCGAGGGAGAACCATTGCCGTGCTGGGAAGCGGGCTGGAGAATATTTACCCTAAGCGGCACGCTAAGCTTGCCGAACGTATTTGCGGCGGTGGTGGCGCGCTGGTTTCCGAATTTCCCCTCGCTATGCCGCCTTTCCCAACCAACTTTCCCAGAAGAAATCGTATTATCAGCGGGCTAGGGCTGGGTGTCCTGGTCATTGAAGCGTCTATCCGCAGTGGGTCGTTGGTCACAGCGCGTTATGCTTTGGAGCAAGGGCGGGAGGTTTTTGCTCTGCCGGGACCTATTGGTAACCCGATGACCGAGGGGACACACTGGTTGATCCAGCAAGGAGCCTGTCTGGTTACACATCCGAAAGATATTCTTGAACAACTGGTAAGTGAATTGCAGTGGCTACCGATGCAAAGCAGGCAAACTATTTCTAACGAAGAAGAGGATGGCGAATTGCCATTTGCCGACGTGTTGGCTAACGTAGGAGATGAGGTTACACCTGTTGACGTTGTCGCTGAACGTGCCGGCCAACCTGTGCCAGAGATAGTCCCTAAGCTATTAGAGCTGGAGTTAGCAGGGTGGATCGCAGCAGTACCCGGCGGCTATGTCCGATTAAGGAGGGCAGGCCATGTTCGACGTACTCATGTACTTGTTTGA
- the trkA gene encoding Trk system potassium transporter TrkA: protein MKIIILGAGQVGGTLAENLAGENNDITVVDTDANRLRQLQDKFDLRVVTGYASHPRVLREAGAEDADMLVAVTNSDETNMVACQIAYSLFKTPNRIARIRAAEYIRESEQLFLPDAVPIDHLISPEQLVIDNIYKLIEYPGALQVVNFAEGKVSLAAVNAYYGGPLVGNALTSLREHIPHVDTRVAAIFRHDRPIRPQGSTIIEAGDEVFFVAASQHIRAVMSELQRLEKPYKRIMIVGGGNVGAGLAQRLEKDYSIKLIERNADRAVELAELLQNTVVFHGDASDQELLAEEHIEQIDVFIAITNDDEANIMSAMLAKRMGAKKVMVLIQRRAYVDLVQGSVIDVAISPQQATISALLSHVRKADIVSVSSLRRGVAEAIEAIAHGDEGTSKVVGRMIEDIKLPPGTTIGAIVRGDDVIIANENSKIEQGDHVIMFLADKKFVPDVERLFQPSPFFL, encoded by the coding sequence ATGAAAATTATCATTCTTGGCGCAGGTCAGGTCGGCGGAACACTGGCGGAAAATCTAGCAGGTGAAAACAATGACATCACTGTCGTTGATACTGATGCAAATCGGTTACGCCAGCTTCAGGATAAGTTTGACCTGCGTGTCGTTACAGGGTACGCATCTCATCCACGAGTGTTGCGTGAAGCGGGAGCAGAAGATGCTGATATGCTGGTCGCCGTTACCAATTCAGATGAAACGAATATGGTAGCCTGCCAGATTGCTTATTCTCTTTTCAAAACCCCAAACCGGATTGCGCGCATTCGTGCCGCTGAATACATTCGTGAATCAGAACAGCTGTTTTTACCAGACGCGGTTCCCATCGATCACTTGATCTCCCCAGAACAGTTAGTGATTGATAACATTTACAAACTGATCGAATATCCCGGAGCGCTTCAGGTCGTCAACTTCGCTGAAGGCAAAGTGAGCCTTGCCGCAGTTAATGCTTACTATGGCGGCCCGCTTGTGGGTAATGCCCTCACCTCCCTCCGCGAACACATTCCTCACGTAGATACCCGCGTTGCGGCTATTTTTCGTCACGACCGCCCGATTCGCCCACAGGGTTCCACCATCATCGAAGCTGGAGATGAAGTGTTTTTTGTCGCCGCTTCGCAGCATATTCGTGCGGTGATGAGCGAATTGCAGCGCCTTGAAAAACCGTATAAAAGGATCATGATCGTTGGTGGCGGGAATGTCGGAGCAGGATTAGCGCAACGGCTAGAAAAAGATTACAGCATCAAGTTGATAGAACGAAATGCAGACCGAGCTGTGGAACTGGCTGAGCTTCTGCAAAATACAGTCGTATTCCATGGTGATGCTTCAGATCAAGAGCTCCTCGCCGAAGAACACATCGAGCAGATCGATGTATTCATTGCCATTACCAACGATGATGAAGCGAATATTATGTCAGCTATGCTGGCTAAACGCATGGGCGCAAAAAAAGTAATGGTGCTTATCCAGCGTCGAGCTTATGTCGATCTGGTTCAGGGCAGCGTCATCGATGTCGCAATATCCCCACAGCAGGCAACAATTTCTGCGCTACTCAGCCACGTCCGCAAGGCGGATATCGTGAGCGTATCCTCTTTGCGTCGTGGTGTAGCCGAAGCAATCGAGGCCATCGCCCACGGAGATGAAGGCACATCGAAAGTTGTCGGCAGAATGATCGAAGATATTAAGCTTCCACCTGGTACCACTATAGGCGCAATTGTTCGTGGTGATGACGTCATCATTGCTAACGAAAATAGTAAAATTGAGCAAGGTGACCATGTCATCATGTTCTTGGCTGACAAGAAATTTGTGCCTGATGTTGAACGCCTATTTCAACCCAGTCCCTTCTTTTTATAA
- the aroE gene encoding shikimate dehydrogenase has product MSEVTSFAVFGNPIAHSKSPRIHELFAAQTGITLTYQRVLAPLDNFEQMLRQYFRDGAGGANVTAPFKERAFAEADECSECAALAGAVNTLKRLNDGRLFGDNTDGIGLLSDLQRLALVKPLDRVLLVGAGGAARGVIQPLLAYGCTVVLANRTFSKADALAKIFHDIGDIQAVALDDLQGQSFDLVINATSSGMYDSIPNLPTELISPETSCYDMFYLPQLTPFLSWCVQHGALHYADGLGMLVGQAAHAFKLWHGVMPDVEPVIALLKQDLAK; this is encoded by the coding sequence GTGTCTGAAGTAACGTCTTTTGCCGTTTTTGGCAATCCGATTGCACATAGTAAATCACCTCGCATACATGAGCTATTTGCTGCACAGACGGGGATAACGTTGACGTACCAGCGCGTGTTAGCGCCTCTGGATAATTTTGAGCAGATGCTGCGCCAGTATTTTCGTGATGGTGCTGGCGGGGCGAACGTGACTGCGCCCTTTAAAGAGCGGGCCTTTGCTGAAGCCGATGAGTGTAGCGAGTGTGCTGCGCTTGCGGGGGCGGTCAATACATTGAAGAGATTGAATGACGGTCGCTTGTTTGGTGATAACACTGATGGCATCGGCTTGCTCAGCGATCTGCAACGATTGGCGCTGGTGAAACCTCTGGATCGTGTTTTGCTGGTTGGTGCAGGTGGGGCGGCTCGGGGTGTTATCCAACCCCTGTTGGCCTATGGTTGTACAGTGGTGCTGGCGAATAGGACTTTTTCCAAGGCCGATGCCTTAGCTAAGATCTTCCATGATATTGGTGATATTCAAGCTGTTGCTCTCGATGATTTACAGGGGCAGTCGTTCGATCTGGTCATCAACGCCACATCTTCTGGTATGTACGATAGTATTCCTAATTTACCGACAGAACTCATTTCGCCGGAAACGAGCTGTTATGACATGTTCTATCTGCCACAACTGACCCCCTTTTTGTCATGGTGCGTACAGCATGGCGCTCTCCATTATGCAGATGGTTTGGGAATGCTGGTGGGGCAAGCGGCACATGCGTTTAAACTTTGGCATGGTGTTATGCCGGACGTGGAACCTGTGATTGCTTTACTAAAGCAGGATCTTGCTAAATGA
- a CDS encoding DUF1488 domain-containing protein → MNQAIQFPDRESWDDKTIAIRFPVLVNGFQQECLVSAELLQRRYGGDNPEQWLAMFREYRWDLEDELEKMIVAEDWDYEGYYSLS, encoded by the coding sequence ATGAATCAGGCGATCCAGTTCCCCGATCGTGAAAGCTGGGATGATAAGACAATAGCGATCCGCTTTCCTGTTTTAGTGAATGGCTTTCAGCAGGAATGTTTAGTGAGCGCAGAGCTACTCCAGCGACGTTATGGCGGTGATAACCCTGAACAATGGCTGGCAATGTTCAGGGAATATCGATGGGATCTTGAAGACGAACTTGAAAAAATGATCGTTGCTGAAGACTGGGATTATGAAGGGTATTACTCATTGTCCTGA
- a CDS encoding DNA topoisomerase family protein encodes MAKPALFAEKKQEICPDCGSVLVIRSGRHGPFLGCSAYPECEFIRPLKAQADGHIVKVLDGQQCPLCQSTLVLRQGRYGMFIGCGNYPECHHTETIDRPDETAIRCPQCNEGTLLQRKSRYGKVFHSCDRYPDCQFTLNHKPIAGECPSCHYALLFEKKTAQGIKLFCASKLCGKPIAAEVDKNE; translated from the coding sequence ATGGCTAAGCCTGCACTGTTTGCTGAAAAAAAACAGGAAATATGTCCAGACTGTGGGTCAGTGCTGGTTATCCGTTCTGGTCGGCACGGCCCATTTCTTGGCTGTTCTGCGTATCCAGAGTGTGAGTTCATTCGCCCGCTGAAAGCACAAGCTGATGGACATATCGTCAAAGTGTTAGATGGGCAGCAATGTCCGCTTTGTCAGTCGACCTTGGTATTACGACAAGGTCGTTATGGGATGTTTATCGGCTGTGGCAATTACCCTGAATGCCATCATACCGAGACTATTGATCGCCCTGATGAAACGGCGATTCGATGCCCACAGTGCAATGAAGGCACGCTGTTGCAGCGTAAATCTCGCTACGGCAAGGTGTTTCATTCTTGCGATCGCTATCCTGATTGCCAGTTTACGCTAAATCATAAGCCGATAGCGGGCGAATGCCCTTCTTGCCATTACGCGTTATTGTTTGAGAAAAAAACGGCACAAGGCATCAAGCTATTTTGCGCCAGTAAGTTATGTGGAAAACCGATAGCGGCAGAAGTTGATAAGAATGAGTAA
- the rplQ gene encoding 50S ribosomal protein L17, whose protein sequence is MRHRKSGRQLNRNSSHRQAMFRNMASSLVRHEIIKTTLPKAKELRRVVEPLITLAKTDSVANRRLAFARTRDNEIVAKLFNELGPRFASRAGGYTRILKCGFRAGDNAPMAYIELVDRSVSQTEEVATAE, encoded by the coding sequence ATGCGCCATCGTAAGAGTGGTCGTCAACTGAACCGTAACAGCAGCCATCGTCAGGCTATGTTCCGTAACATGGCTAGTTCTTTGGTTCGTCATGAAATCATCAAGACGACCCTGCCGAAAGCGAAAGAGCTGCGTCGCGTTGTTGAACCGCTGATTACTCTTGCCAAGACCGACAGCGTTGCTAATCGTCGTCTGGCATTCGCCCGTACTCGTGATAACGAGATCGTGGCAAAACTGTTTAATGAACTGGGCCCGCGTTTCGCGAGCCGTGCCGGTGGTTACACTCGTATTCTGAAGTGTGGCTTCCGTGCTGGTGACAATGCGCCGATGGCATACATCGAACTCGTTGATCGCTCAGTTTCGCAGACAGAAGAAGTGGCTACTGCAGAGTAA